Within Eggerthella sp. YY7918, the genomic segment AAGCGTGTCGCCAACCTTCAACCCTTCTACATGGCTCTCACTCACAAGAGTGCAAGCATCGTCGCGCAAGTCGTCGCAGGCATCGCAGGAACAGCTCAAGGCATCGCTTGCAAGAAGCACCCGATCAACCTTTACAACGCCACGAAGAGAGGTCAGTGCTCCTTTGTGATCATCGTCGCCATGCGTGATGATCACCGCATCGAGCCGAACAATACCGTGCCGCGCCAGAGCCTTGCGTAACAGCTGTTCCTTATTCCCCGTATCGATGAGCACCGTTGCCCCTTCGCTGCGAATGATGAACGCATCGCCCTGCCCCACATCAAGCATGATAATTTCATTCGCCGTTAATCGGGGAACGAGCACGACAAGGCTCAACGACAAACAGACAAGCATTACTCCCGCACCTATCGCAGTACGCAGGCGAGGCTTTGGCCAGCACATCCAGAGGGCTGCCGCCACAACAACCGTAAACGCAAGCGCACCGCTAAGAGGAAGCGTGAAAGGGATACTTGCGTAGGGAACGCCGGCAAGCGCCTGCACCATCTGCACGAACGCTCCCGTTGCTGCCGCTGCTGTCGATATAAGCAAGGGTGCCGCTGGAGGAAAAACGACCGACCCCAGTGTTGCAACGAGGCCAAACGTACATACGAGGGGAAACAGCGGCGCAACAACGACATTTGCAAGGGGCGCGATGAGCGGAAGCTGCGCGAACAGAGCAGCGGAAAGCGGTGTAGCCATAACGCTTGACGCGCCGGTGAGAGAAAGGGCTTCGCATGCACTTTGCGGCAGAGGAAGCGGAATGTGAGCGATCCACGCGGTAAAGAGACGCGAAAAGATAACGATGCCCAGCGTCGAAAGAGCAGAGAGCGCAAACGATACCGAAAGTGCCGTACGCGGCGAAACCGCTATACACACTATCATGCAGACGCACAGCGCATTGAGAGCGGCAGGGCGGCGACGTGCGGCAAACGACATCATACCTGCGCAGGTCATACAGGCCGCGCGAACTGCTGAAGGCGGCACTGCCGTAAGGACCAAATAGCTGAGGATAAGCCCTATCTGAAGAGCCGTCGCAAGAGCACGCGGTATTCGAAGTAACCGCAATGCGCAGGCGGCAAACGCCGAAACGATGGACAAATGTGCTCCCGATACGGCAACGATATGCGCAAGCCCCGTCGCCTTGAAAGCATCGTAGACACTACTGGCATCAAGCCCCTCCCGCCATCCGCAAACAAGGGCCGCAAGCACAGCGGCACCCTCTCCCGCCACGCGCGTTATCGCATCGATAGCCCGGTTGCGCACCCCCATGAGCATCCCGAGCAAATCGTTTCTTTCCCGGAATACAACCTTGCTCAGCTGCGCCTCGCCGACAGCCCCCTGTCGCCAGTAATAGGCACTCGACGTTTCGCTTGTTGCCGCGCACGTTGCATCGGCGTCGAACAGCGTGCCGTAACGGGGGGTCTCCACGCCCTCGGGAAAGCGCACCTGAAGAATTACGTCACCCACATCGGGTATTCTTGTGCGAGCAAGACAGGACGTTCCGTACGCATTCGACGAGCCATCTTCAATCGCCTCGAACATCCATCGGCCGTTTTCGTTTGCAATCGGGGCTTGGGTGGTATGTTGCAACGTTGCGCACGCGCATGCGCATACACCGCCCAGTGCGATGCCAAGCACCACCGCCCAAACCTGTACCGCCTGACGTTTCCAGAGCATCGCACCAGCTGGGATGAGCAGCAGGAGAGCAAACGCGACACCGACAAGACATGCTGATCGATCCCATGTTTCGGCGATGGTAAAAAGCGCAGCGCACGATGCCCACAGGCCAAGCGCGCAGCCCAAGGTCGGCGGCAGAGACGGGCGCGAAGGCAGGGGGCGTGTCTGTCTGTCTTCCTTGTCTGCCGAGGGCGCTCCCTCGGCGAACTCCGACTCGGCGACAGGCACCGAGGAAAGAAGAGCTTTCATCCGACGCATATGCGCTCGGAGAGGTTCGCGTACTTCTTGTCGCCGATACCTGAGACGCGTTTGAGATCTTCGATGGTGGCAAACGGTCCATTCGCTTCACGATCCGCGACAATCTTTTCCGCAGTCGAAGGCCCAATGCCGGGAAGCGTATCCAATTCCTCCGTTGAGGCCGTGTTGATGTTGACCCGACTCGTTCCACCCGTTGCGGAGATGTCGCTTGCAACGGGCGCAGCTGCTT encodes:
- a CDS encoding DNA internalization-related competence protein ComEC/Rec2; this encodes MKALLSSVPVAESEFAEGAPSADKEDRQTRPLPSRPSLPPTLGCALGLWASCAALFTIAETWDRSACLVGVAFALLLLIPAGAMLWKRQAVQVWAVVLGIALGGVCACACATLQHTTQAPIANENGRWMFEAIEDGSSNAYGTSCLARTRIPDVGDVILQVRFPEGVETPRYGTLFDADATCAATSETSSAYYWRQGAVGEAQLSKVVFRERNDLLGMLMGVRNRAIDAITRVAGEGAAVLAALVCGWREGLDASSVYDAFKATGLAHIVAVSGAHLSIVSAFAACALRLLRIPRALATALQIGLILSYLVLTAVPPSAVRAACMTCAGMMSFAARRRPAALNALCVCMIVCIAVSPRTALSVSFALSALSTLGIVIFSRLFTAWIAHIPLPLPQSACEALSLTGASSVMATPLSAALFAQLPLIAPLANVVVAPLFPLVCTFGLVATLGSVVFPPAAPLLISTAAAATGAFVQMVQALAGVPYASIPFTLPLSGALAFTVVVAAALWMCWPKPRLRTAIGAGVMLVCLSLSLVVLVPRLTANEIIMLDVGQGDAFIIRSEGATVLIDTGNKEQLLRKALARHGIVRLDAVIITHGDDDHKGALTSLRGVVKVDRVLLASDALSCSCDACDDLRDDACTLVSESHVEGLKVGDTLEVGVFALEVVWPHQFSDEGGNADSLCLGVQADVDADGQGDWSALFVGDAERDQLTELVQSGAIGAVDIYKVGHHGSKNALDEQLAAALSPRIALVSVGAHNRYGHPAPATTEALEAAGATILRTDTAGDVSCKMEADRIVVETLR